One region of Acidithiobacillus sp. genomic DNA includes:
- a CDS encoding anhydro-N-acetylmuramic acid kinase yields MSGTSADGVDAAVLDFDVAGCAGYRGTFSYPFDPALRAEVLAANGPLSVEAVAQLDRRLGARYAQLARTAIAHLGPVDFIALHGQTIRHQPRGDPGFTLQIGAAADIAVATGLTVIHDFRRTDVAAGGEGAPLVPPFHQYCFQDKQPRLVLNLGGMANVTWLPGMDDPRPLLAFDCGPGNVLMDAAIHLCSDGQSTCDVDGQMAADGLCDAVQLEAWLAHPFFRQPPPKSTGREVFGLPLVTQWWSFWQGSAADFLATLTALTAVSVAQAIRTWTPGAAEMLVFGGGAENPTLMHVLQGVLAETRILHGGQYSGIPSQALEALAFAWLGGKCLLGQRLPLAHVTGAQRPMTLGTILPGDNWPELLVHLSKRMEITAKERSHGALPTA; encoded by the coding sequence ATGTCTGGAACCAGCGCCGACGGTGTGGATGCCGCGGTGCTGGATTTTGATGTCGCAGGCTGTGCGGGTTACCGGGGTACCTTCAGTTACCCTTTTGATCCGGCGTTGCGCGCAGAAGTGCTGGCTGCCAATGGGCCATTGAGTGTCGAGGCGGTGGCGCAGCTCGATCGGCGCCTGGGCGCCCGCTATGCGCAATTGGCGCGTACTGCCATCGCCCATCTTGGTCCGGTAGACTTTATCGCCTTGCACGGGCAGACCATTCGTCATCAGCCGCGGGGGGATCCTGGCTTTACGCTGCAAATTGGTGCCGCAGCAGATATCGCCGTGGCCACAGGTCTGACCGTGATCCACGATTTCCGGCGTACCGATGTGGCGGCCGGAGGGGAGGGGGCGCCGCTGGTTCCGCCCTTCCATCAATACTGCTTTCAGGATAAACAACCCCGTCTGGTACTTAATCTCGGCGGTATGGCCAACGTGACCTGGTTGCCAGGTATGGATGACCCCCGTCCACTCCTGGCCTTCGACTGCGGGCCGGGCAATGTGCTTATGGATGCGGCCATACATTTGTGCAGTGATGGGCAATCGACCTGTGATGTGGATGGCCAAATGGCAGCCGACGGACTTTGCGATGCTGTGCAGTTAGAGGCATGGCTGGCGCACCCGTTCTTCCGGCAGCCGCCTCCGAAAAGCACCGGGCGGGAGGTTTTCGGGTTGCCACTGGTGACGCAATGGTGGTCATTCTGGCAGGGCTCTGCAGCGGATTTTCTGGCGACACTGACGGCATTGACCGCGGTTTCCGTGGCGCAAGCGATAAGGACCTGGACACCGGGCGCCGCAGAAATGCTGGTGTTCGGCGGCGGTGCCGAAAACCCGACCCTGATGCACGTTTTGCAGGGGGTCTTGGCAGAGACCCGAATTTTGCACGGTGGGCAGTACAGCGGCATTCCCAGTCAGGCTTTGGAGGCGTTGGCCTTTGCCTGGCTGGGTGGAAAGTGCTTACTGGGGCAGCGCCTGCCCTTGGCGCACGTTACCGGGGCGCAGCGCCCCATGACCCTGGGTACTATTCTGCCCGGAGATAACTGGCCAGAACTGCTTGTCCATCTCTCGAAAAGGATGGAAATTACCGCAAAGGAAAGATCGCATGGTGCTCTCCCCACTGCCTGA
- the aroE gene encoding shikimate dehydrogenase, with amino-acid sequence MVLSPLPDIGNCWHPGGGTAVYGILGHPVSHSLSPWMHRLFAAQQDRDLVYVPFPVHEEAIATALAGLAALGVRGVNVTVPHKEAVLPLMQRLSAAARAIGAVNTICFTPSDIEGHNTDALGFQRALERAAGVGWQQCPATVIGAGGAARAIVYALGHAGCPAIYLANRHLPRAEALAAQFPDLPVHPLPLDSAALSAVLPYSALLVNTSARGLHGECHPELDLACMPRNGSVYDIVYNPLETPLLHAARQAGLGAMDGLGMLVEQGAESFRIWTGTLPQTAAVEETLRRWLQIQNTSR; translated from the coding sequence ATGGTGCTCTCCCCACTGCCTGACATCGGCAATTGTTGGCATCCCGGCGGCGGAACGGCCGTTTATGGCATTCTCGGCCATCCGGTCTCACACAGCCTCTCGCCGTGGATGCATCGCCTCTTTGCAGCGCAGCAGGATCGGGACCTGGTTTATGTGCCCTTTCCGGTGCATGAAGAGGCGATCGCCACGGCGCTGGCCGGACTGGCGGCGCTTGGCGTGCGCGGCGTGAATGTTACGGTCCCCCATAAAGAGGCCGTGTTGCCGCTGATGCAGCGACTCAGCGCTGCGGCGCGTGCCATCGGTGCGGTGAACACCATATGTTTTACGCCCTCGGATATAGAAGGACACAATACGGATGCACTCGGTTTTCAGCGGGCGCTGGAGCGTGCGGCGGGGGTTGGCTGGCAGCAATGTCCGGCGACGGTGATTGGCGCTGGAGGGGCGGCCCGGGCCATCGTCTATGCCCTCGGTCATGCTGGATGTCCGGCTATTTATTTGGCGAATCGCCATCTGCCGCGTGCCGAAGCCCTGGCTGCACAATTCCCCGATCTCCCGGTGCACCCCCTCCCGTTGGACTCGGCGGCATTGTCTGCGGTATTGCCCTACAGTGCATTACTGGTCAATACCAGCGCGCGCGGGCTGCACGGGGAGTGCCACCCGGAGTTGGATCTCGCCTGCATGCCCAGAAATGGCAGCGTATACGATATCGTCTATAACCCATTGGAAACGCCTCTGCTACACGCCGCCCGGCAGGCTGGGCTGGGCGCGATGGATGGGCTGGGCATGTTGGTAGAGCAAGGCGCGGAGAGTTTTCGAATATGGACGGGAACTTTGCCGCAAACCGCCGCCGTGGAGGAGACCTTACGCCGATGGCTACAAATCCAGAACACATCGCGTTGA